The following proteins are co-located in the Shouchella hunanensis genome:
- a CDS encoding (Fe-S)-binding protein: MGVSTALLTVNWVLFLLVTGYAVYLFANLIWTRMTFIKLGKKAEFEHTLNERMQAIWKNVFGHKKLMKDKKSGIIHLMFFYGFLMVQLGAMDLIWKGLNPGSHLPLGPVYPFFVLFQELVVAMILIAVVWAFYRRYVEKIVRLKRNWKAGLVLIFIGGLMVSKTIAKGMEMIWLGKELTFFEPLASSVAFVTSWIPVTVAGGLFFVFWWMHLLFLLSFLVYVPQSKHAHLIAGPANVFLGRTHKVGRLAKVNFEDEDAESFGVGKIEDFNQKQLLDLYACVECGRCTNMCPATGTGKMLSPMDLLLRMRDHLTEKGAAITSRSPWMPSYAFSNTAANSLAAKGHEEAAASYDVSLIGDVITEDEIWACTTCRNCEDQCPVMNEHVDKIIDLRRYLVLTEGKMDPDAQRAMQNIERQGNPWGISRKERENWRDGREDIYVPTVKELSKKGEEFEYLFFAGSMGAYDNRSQKVAQSFAKLLNLAGVSFAIIGNKEKNSGDTPRRLGNEFLFQELASANIELFQKHNVKKIVTIDPHAYNTLKNEYPEFGLEDVEVYHHTELLATLLQEGRLTPTKEVNETIVFHDSCYLGRYNDVYDPPREILKHIPGVNVVEMERNRENGMCCGAGGGMMWMEEDKGQRVNVARAEQALAVAPSVIGSACPYCLTMLSDGTKALEKEDDVQTMDVAEILEKSLEEPA; this comes from the coding sequence ATGGGAGTTAGCACAGCTCTACTCACGGTGAATTGGGTTTTATTTCTTCTTGTAACCGGTTACGCGGTGTATCTTTTTGCAAATCTCATCTGGACGAGAATGACATTTATTAAATTGGGCAAAAAAGCAGAATTTGAACATACGCTAAACGAACGTATGCAAGCCATCTGGAAAAATGTATTTGGCCATAAGAAGTTAATGAAAGACAAAAAAAGCGGCATTATTCATCTCATGTTTTTTTATGGTTTCTTAATGGTTCAACTAGGTGCAATGGACTTAATATGGAAAGGGTTAAACCCTGGTAGTCATTTACCCTTAGGCCCTGTTTATCCGTTCTTTGTCTTATTCCAAGAACTCGTCGTTGCGATGATTCTAATTGCCGTCGTATGGGCCTTTTATAGACGCTATGTTGAAAAAATAGTACGTCTCAAGCGGAATTGGAAAGCTGGGTTAGTGCTTATTTTTATCGGTGGATTAATGGTTTCAAAGACGATTGCAAAAGGAATGGAAATGATATGGCTCGGAAAGGAATTAACGTTTTTTGAACCTCTGGCCTCCTCTGTGGCGTTTGTAACGAGCTGGATCCCTGTTACGGTTGCAGGTGGACTATTCTTTGTTTTTTGGTGGATGCACCTTCTCTTTTTATTAAGCTTTCTAGTCTATGTCCCTCAGTCAAAACATGCGCACTTAATTGCTGGTCCTGCGAATGTCTTTCTAGGTCGGACACATAAAGTCGGAAGACTAGCAAAAGTGAATTTTGAAGATGAGGATGCGGAAAGCTTTGGAGTTGGTAAAATTGAAGACTTCAATCAAAAGCAGCTACTTGATTTGTATGCATGTGTTGAATGTGGTCGATGTACCAATATGTGTCCAGCAACGGGAACAGGAAAAATGCTGTCGCCAATGGATTTATTATTAAGAATGCGCGATCATTTAACCGAAAAAGGTGCCGCGATTACGTCACGTTCGCCTTGGATGCCTTCCTACGCATTTTCAAATACAGCAGCCAATTCCTTAGCGGCGAAAGGCCATGAAGAAGCAGCTGCTAGTTATGATGTCAGTTTGATTGGAGATGTCATTACAGAAGATGAAATTTGGGCATGTACAACATGTCGTAACTGTGAAGATCAATGTCCTGTGATGAACGAACATGTGGATAAAATTATTGACTTGCGCCGTTACCTTGTTTTAACAGAAGGAAAAATGGATCCCGATGCCCAACGTGCGATGCAAAACATTGAGCGACAGGGGAATCCATGGGGAATCAGCCGAAAGGAACGTGAAAATTGGCGAGATGGGCGTGAAGATATTTATGTACCAACAGTAAAAGAATTAAGTAAAAAAGGGGAAGAGTTTGAATACCTATTCTTTGCGGGCTCAATGGGTGCTTACGATAACCGGAGTCAAAAAGTCGCACAATCATTCGCGAAGTTGCTTAACCTTGCTGGTGTTTCATTTGCGATTATTGGGAATAAAGAAAAGAATTCCGGTGATACGCCAAGACGACTAGGAAATGAGTTTTTGTTCCAAGAACTTGCAAGCGCTAACATCGAGTTATTTCAGAAGCATAATGTGAAGAAAATTGTTACAATTGACCCGCACGCATACAACACATTGAAAAATGAATACCCAGAATTTGGGTTGGAAGATGTCGAAGTTTATCACCACACAGAACTTCTTGCAACATTATTGCAGGAAGGAAGGCTGACGCCGACGAAAGAAGTAAATGAAACGATTGTGTTCCATGATTCTTGTTATTTAGGTCGATATAACGATGTGTATGATCCGCCGAGAGAAATTTTGAAGCATATTCCGGGTGTGAATGTTGTAGAGATGGAGCGTAATCGTGAAAATGGTATGTGCTGTGGAGCTGGTGGTGGCATGATGTGGATGGAGGAAGACAAAGGCCAACGAGTAAACGTTGCCCGGGCTGAGCAAGCCCTTGCAGTTGCTCCATCTGTGATTGGTAGTGCATGTCCGTACTGCTTAACCATGCTCAGCGATGGCACGAAGGCATTGGAAAAAGAAGATGATGTACAGACAATGGATGTTGCTGAAATTTTAGAGAAGTCTCTAGAAGAACCAGCATAA
- a CDS encoding CTP synthase: MSAKYIFVTGGVVSSLGKGITAASLGRLLKNRGLKVTIQKFDPYINVDPGTMSPYQHGEVFVTDDGAETDLDLGHYERFIDINLSQNSNVTTGRVYSTVLKKERRGDYLGGTVQVIPHVTNEIKERVLRAGRETGADVVITEIGGTVGDIESLPFLEAIRQIKSDVGMENVLYLHCTLIPYLKAAGEMKSKPTQHSVKELRSLGIQPNVIVVRTERPVPQEMKDKIALFCDIRKEAVIEAGDADTLYQVPLDLQAQKLDQIVCDHLHLQCPEANMDEWSALVNRVSNLSKKVRIALVGKYVELQDAYLSVAEALRHAGYNVDADIEIDWVYSEQVNDANVAERLKDADGILVPGGFGDRGVEGKIAATRYAREHKIPFLGICLGMQLASVEFARTVLGMDGAHSAELNPTTPYPVIDLLPEQKDVEDLGGTLRLGLYPCKLKEGSLARLAYGEEVVYERHRHRYEFNNEYRQQMEEAGFIFSGTSPDGRLVEIIEVADHPYFIASQFHPEFVSRPTRPQPLFREFVAKSLEVKEQQ; this comes from the coding sequence ATGTCAGCGAAATATATATTTGTTACAGGTGGCGTAGTTTCTTCATTAGGAAAAGGAATTACAGCTGCTTCATTAGGGAGACTACTAAAAAATCGTGGGTTAAAGGTGACCATTCAAAAGTTTGATCCATATATAAATGTCGATCCGGGAACAATGAGTCCTTATCAGCACGGGGAAGTGTTTGTTACCGACGATGGTGCTGAAACTGACTTAGATTTAGGGCATTATGAGCGTTTTATTGATATTAACCTTAGTCAAAATTCAAACGTTACAACAGGTAGAGTTTACTCAACTGTATTAAAGAAAGAGCGTCGTGGTGATTACCTTGGCGGTACGGTTCAAGTTATTCCGCACGTAACAAACGAGATTAAAGAGCGTGTTCTCCGTGCAGGTAGAGAAACGGGCGCAGACGTCGTGATTACGGAAATAGGTGGTACAGTAGGTGATATCGAGAGCTTACCGTTCTTAGAAGCAATCCGCCAAATTAAGAGTGATGTTGGGATGGAGAATGTCCTTTATTTACATTGTACGCTTATTCCATATTTAAAAGCTGCTGGAGAAATGAAGTCAAAACCGACTCAGCACTCTGTTAAAGAATTGCGTTCATTAGGAATTCAACCAAACGTCATCGTAGTACGGACCGAGCGTCCAGTTCCACAAGAAATGAAAGATAAAATTGCGTTATTCTGTGACATTCGTAAAGAAGCTGTGATTGAGGCAGGGGACGCAGATACGCTTTATCAAGTTCCACTCGATCTGCAAGCGCAAAAGCTCGATCAGATTGTCTGTGACCACTTGCACTTACAATGTCCAGAAGCAAATATGGATGAGTGGAGTGCACTTGTTAACCGTGTAAGCAACTTAAGTAAGAAAGTTCGTATTGCGTTAGTGGGTAAGTATGTGGAATTACAAGATGCGTATCTTTCTGTAGCAGAAGCGTTACGTCACGCTGGTTATAATGTCGATGCTGATATTGAAATTGACTGGGTGTATTCAGAGCAAGTGAATGACGCGAATGTGGCCGAGCGATTAAAGGATGCAGACGGCATTCTTGTACCAGGCGGATTTGGCGATCGTGGTGTTGAAGGAAAAATTGCTGCTACTCGTTATGCTCGAGAACATAAAATACCGTTCCTTGGGATTTGCTTAGGCATGCAGCTCGCGTCTGTTGAATTTGCTCGCACAGTACTTGGAATGGACGGAGCACATTCTGCTGAATTAAATCCAACTACACCTTATCCTGTCATTGATTTACTGCCAGAGCAAAAGGATGTTGAAGATTTAGGAGGAACCCTTCGTTTAGGTCTCTATCCTTGTAAATTAAAAGAAGGTTCTCTTGCCCGTTTAGCTTATGGTGAAGAAGTCGTTTATGAGCGTCATCGTCATCGTTATGAGTTTAACAATGAATATCGTCAACAAATGGAAGAGGCTGGATTTATTTTCTCCGGTACAAGCCCAGATGGACGTTTAGTGGAGATTATTGAAGTTGCGGATCATCCATATTTTATTGCAA
- the cls gene encoding cardiolipin synthase, giving the protein MLLLLMIITIGCAIFFWLRFDYQFGLTHLRKHESGNITSSYPSTASLLSDGEALFACLLADIAKAKDHIHIQFYIFRSDGIGKRVIQALCDKAEQGITVRLLIDQFGCKLSKSDKKALKQAGVHFQTSSRIQTPWIFFSMNRRNHRKLSCIDGRIGYIGGFNVGDEYLGRNPFFGHWRDFHIRLTGTGVHAIQSQFMSDFEKVEAIPNQSRLFPQLEEGSQHIQFFSTQGVGLEKQYLDLIHSATQSISIGTPYFIPTKALQKALVEACQRGVQVTILLPEKADHPFVKHAATPFIITIIQAGAIVHHYYRGFYHVKVLIVDHATCLIGTANFDQRSLHLNNEMSCVTNNEAFINDVEILFQRDLERSITITEESLKKRPKLDRLKEKATKPLINFL; this is encoded by the coding sequence ATGTTACTATTGCTCATGATCATCACCATTGGTTGTGCCATTTTCTTCTGGCTTCGGTTTGATTATCAGTTCGGACTAACCCATTTACGTAAGCATGAATCGGGTAACATTACCTCTTCTTATCCAAGCACAGCATCGTTACTTTCCGATGGTGAAGCGCTATTCGCCTGTTTACTAGCTGACATTGCAAAAGCAAAAGACCATATCCATATTCAGTTCTATATTTTTAGAAGCGATGGCATTGGTAAACGCGTGATACAGGCACTTTGTGATAAAGCTGAACAAGGCATAACGGTGCGCTTACTAATCGATCAATTTGGATGTAAACTTTCGAAATCAGATAAGAAAGCATTAAAGCAAGCAGGCGTACATTTTCAAACTTCTTCTAGAATACAAACGCCATGGATCTTTTTTTCAATGAACCGAAGAAATCATAGAAAACTTTCCTGTATTGATGGCCGTATTGGCTACATAGGAGGTTTCAATGTCGGGGATGAATATTTAGGTCGTAATCCATTTTTTGGCCATTGGAGAGATTTTCACATTCGATTAACCGGTACAGGTGTGCATGCGATTCAATCACAGTTTATGAGTGACTTTGAAAAAGTAGAAGCAATCCCTAATCAGTCTAGACTCTTTCCCCAATTAGAAGAAGGCTCTCAACACATACAGTTTTTCAGTACTCAAGGAGTGGGACTCGAAAAACAGTACTTAGACCTTATTCATTCAGCAACACAATCTATATCCATTGGAACGCCTTATTTTATTCCAACAAAGGCACTTCAAAAAGCGTTGGTCGAAGCTTGTCAGCGAGGCGTACAAGTAACCATCCTACTACCTGAAAAAGCCGATCATCCTTTTGTGAAACATGCTGCAACGCCATTTATCATTACCATCATCCAAGCCGGGGCTATTGTCCATCATTACTACCGTGGCTTCTATCACGTGAAGGTACTCATTGTTGACCATGCTACTTGTCTTATTGGTACTGCTAACTTTGATCAACGTAGCTTACATTTGAATAATGAGATGAGCTGTGTCACGAATAATGAAGCATTCATAAACGATGTCGAAATACTTTTTCAGCGTGACCTCGAACGATCCATTACCATAACAGAGGAATCGTTAAAAAAGCGACCCAAACTGGATCGCTTAAAAGAAAAAGCTACAAAGCCTCTTATCAATTTCTTGTAG
- a CDS encoding acyl-CoA dehydrogenase, producing MSSVFFNEEQVMMKKMVQEFAREQIAPKVEKMEEEDWFPRDILKQMGELGLMGVPVPEKYGGAGMDFVSYIIAVHEISKVSASIGLIMSVHTSVGTIPIVLYGTEAQKKKYVPKLAAGEWIGAFCLTEPNAGSDAKALQTRAVKDGDDYVLDGSKVFITNGGEAGTYLIFAVTDPTAGSKGISCFIVEDGTPGLIIGKKEKKLGLYGSSTTEIILEQCRISKDQRLGEEGEGLKIALANLNSGRIGIAAQSLGIAEAALEAATNYANERKQFGKKLNQHQGLAFKLADMATDTEAAKQLTYSAAFLKDKNIPCAKEASMAKLFASRAAMDVATKAIQVYGGYGYMKEYPVERYFRDAKVCEIYEGTSEIQQMVISRQLSS from the coding sequence ATGAGTAGTGTTTTCTTTAATGAAGAGCAAGTAATGATGAAAAAAATGGTGCAAGAGTTTGCACGAGAACAAATTGCGCCTAAAGTCGAAAAGATGGAAGAGGAAGACTGGTTCCCGCGTGATATTCTCAAACAAATGGGTGAGCTAGGTTTAATGGGGGTTCCTGTACCCGAGAAATATGGTGGCGCAGGAATGGACTTTGTTTCCTATATCATTGCCGTTCATGAAATTTCGAAAGTAAGCGCAAGTATTGGCTTAATTATGAGTGTGCACACTTCAGTGGGAACCATTCCAATTGTTTTATATGGCACAGAAGCGCAAAAGAAAAAGTACGTCCCAAAACTTGCAGCAGGGGAATGGATTGGTGCGTTTTGTTTAACTGAGCCAAATGCAGGCAGTGATGCAAAGGCGTTACAAACAAGAGCAGTCAAAGACGGCGATGACTATGTGCTAGATGGCTCGAAAGTCTTTATTACAAATGGTGGGGAGGCAGGGACCTACCTTATTTTTGCCGTGACTGATCCAACAGCGGGTTCAAAAGGAATATCGTGTTTTATTGTAGAAGACGGTACACCAGGACTCATTATTGGCAAAAAAGAAAAGAAGCTTGGTCTGTACGGTTCGTCCACAACGGAAATTATCTTAGAACAATGTCGGATTTCAAAGGACCAACGTTTAGGAGAAGAAGGCGAAGGGTTGAAAATTGCCCTTGCTAACTTGAATTCAGGGCGCATTGGGATCGCAGCGCAATCTCTAGGAATTGCAGAAGCTGCTCTTGAAGCGGCGACAAATTATGCAAATGAACGAAAACAATTTGGAAAGAAATTAAATCAGCATCAAGGGCTTGCGTTTAAATTAGCAGATATGGCAACAGATACAGAGGCAGCCAAACAATTAACGTATTCTGCTGCGTTTCTTAAAGACAAGAATATTCCTTGTGCAAAAGAAGCGAGTATGGCTAAGTTATTTGCCTCTCGAGCCGCAATGGATGTTGCCACGAAAGCCATTCAAGTTTATGGTGGGTATGGTTATATGAAAGAATACCCTGTAGAGCGTTATTTCCGAGATGCCAAGGTTTGCGAGATTTACGAAGGGACGAGTGAAATCCAGCAAATGGTTATATCGAGACAACTTTCCTCGTAA
- a CDS encoding TetR/AcrR family transcriptional regulator encodes MVKDEKLIKKRRQQMIKGAVSLFIEKGFHRTTTREIAKESGFSIGTLYEYIGTKEDVLYLVCDSIYDEVMESVKRLLDESGTPLDRLKIAIRAYLAVVDEKQDEVLVMYQETKSLPKETLPYVLKKELEMVTLMESFIRACVQNGDMQISEKQQHLLAHNILVLGQMWTFRRWSMQKQLDIDEYSDLQIKQLLSSYVLLDS; translated from the coding sequence ATGGTGAAAGATGAAAAACTAATAAAAAAACGTCGTCAGCAAATGATTAAAGGTGCTGTAAGTCTTTTTATAGAAAAAGGATTTCATCGAACGACAACAAGGGAAATTGCAAAAGAATCAGGTTTCAGTATAGGCACGCTTTATGAATACATTGGGACGAAAGAAGATGTGCTCTATCTTGTCTGTGACTCCATTTACGATGAAGTAATGGAGAGTGTGAAGCGGCTGCTTGATGAGAGCGGTACCCCGTTAGATCGCTTAAAAATTGCGATTCGCGCGTATTTAGCGGTTGTCGATGAAAAGCAAGACGAAGTGCTTGTTATGTATCAAGAAACAAAGTCTCTTCCAAAGGAAACGTTGCCATATGTTTTAAAGAAAGAATTAGAGATGGTAACACTAATGGAATCCTTTATTCGGGCTTGTGTGCAAAATGGAGATATGCAAATAAGTGAGAAGCAGCAGCATTTACTGGCTCATAATATTCTCGTTTTAGGACAGATGTGGACGTTTAGGCGTTGGTCCATGCAAAAGCAGTTGGATATCGACGAATACAGTGATTTACAAATTAAACAGTTACTTTCTTCGTATGTTTTGTTAGACTCGTAG
- the rpoE gene encoding DNA-directed RNA polymerase subunit delta, translated as MVDLQSLNQEQLDEMSMVEAAFAIMVDQKKAFNFYDLLEEVAKLKGLSRSEAEARISFLYTDLNIDGRFLTLGDNQWGLKAWYPHEQSEEEITHSVKPKRRKTDDDEEDFDAIDELEEDEFEDLEDELDELADEEDHDEEEDDDDDFTDKDEDEDLGDFDDDEEASSEEEED; from the coding sequence ATGGTTGATTTGCAATCTTTGAATCAAGAACAGCTCGATGAAATGTCCATGGTAGAAGCAGCGTTTGCAATTATGGTGGATCAGAAAAAGGCGTTTAATTTCTATGATTTACTAGAGGAAGTAGCGAAATTAAAAGGTCTGTCGAGATCAGAAGCAGAGGCTAGAATTTCTTTCTTATATACTGATTTAAATATCGATGGGCGTTTTCTAACGCTTGGTGATAACCAATGGGGTCTGAAAGCATGGTACCCACACGAGCAGTCTGAAGAAGAGATTACGCATTCTGTTAAACCGAAGCGTCGTAAAACAGACGATGATGAAGAGGACTTTGATGCGATTGATGAGCTTGAAGAGGACGAATTTGAAGACTTGGAAGATGAGCTCGACGAATTGGCTGACGAGGAAGACCATGACGAAGAAGAAGACGATGACGATGATTTCACGGATAAAGATGAAGATGAAGACTTAGGTGATTTTGACGATGACGAGGAAGCTTCAAGCGAAGAAGAGGAAGATTAA
- a CDS encoding acetyl-CoA C-acetyltransferase, with product MKSVIIDGARTPIGKMGGALASFKATDLGGFALKEALNRSQLDPEAVDEVIMGNALQAGVGQLPSRQAMHAAGIPWEVKTETINKVCASGMRAVTMADLSIRSGEAEVVLAGGMESMSNAPYYMPKARFGARMGDTTLIDGMVYDGLTCSFTNVHMGVYGNSTAEDLNLSREEQDRWAARSQELANKAIESGITKEEIVSVEVKGRKGEKTIIEQDESPRKGTTVESLNELKPVFGRDGTITAGNAPGVNDGACAMLIMSDERAKKEGKSPLATIVSHERIAVEPKDFPKTPGLVINKLLDKASVSLSDIKRFEINEAFAAVALASNQLAELDETKVNVNGGAVAYGHPIGASGARIILTLAYELKRIGGGYGIASICSGGGQGDAVLLYVEETA from the coding sequence ATGAAATCGGTAATCATTGATGGTGCACGAACACCAATTGGAAAAATGGGTGGAGCATTGGCTTCATTCAAAGCAACCGATTTAGGTGGATTTGCTTTAAAAGAGGCATTAAACCGAAGTCAGCTAGACCCGGAAGCTGTTGATGAAGTCATTATGGGCAATGCCCTCCAAGCAGGAGTAGGACAATTACCTTCCAGACAGGCAATGCATGCAGCGGGAATTCCTTGGGAAGTGAAAACAGAGACAATTAATAAAGTGTGTGCTTCCGGTATGCGTGCAGTAACAATGGCAGATCTATCGATTCGTTCTGGAGAAGCTGAAGTGGTTCTAGCAGGAGGTATGGAATCCATGTCTAATGCGCCTTACTATATGCCGAAAGCGCGCTTTGGAGCAAGGATGGGCGATACCACGCTTATTGATGGAATGGTTTATGATGGATTAACATGTTCATTTACAAATGTCCATATGGGGGTTTATGGGAATAGTACTGCTGAAGATCTAAACCTGTCACGAGAAGAACAAGATCGCTGGGCTGCACGAAGCCAAGAATTAGCTAACAAAGCAATTGAAAGCGGTATCACAAAAGAGGAAATCGTTTCTGTTGAAGTGAAAGGGCGTAAAGGCGAGAAGACAATCATTGAACAAGACGAAAGCCCACGTAAAGGTACAACAGTGGAAAGCCTTAACGAATTAAAACCAGTATTTGGACGTGACGGTACGATTACGGCTGGAAATGCACCAGGTGTCAATGATGGTGCGTGCGCCATGCTCATTATGAGTGATGAACGTGCTAAAAAAGAAGGGAAGTCTCCACTTGCAACGATTGTTAGTCATGAACGTATTGCTGTGGAACCAAAGGATTTTCCGAAAACACCGGGTCTGGTCATTAACAAACTTCTTGATAAAGCGTCTGTGTCCTTAAGTGATATTAAGCGATTTGAAATTAATGAAGCGTTTGCCGCTGTTGCCCTGGCAAGTAATCAACTAGCCGAGTTAGACGAAACAAAAGTAAATGTTAATGGTGGAGCGGTTGCTTACGGTCATCCAATTGGGGCTAGTGGTGCCAGAATCATTCTTACATTGGCGTATGAATTAAAGCGAATTGGTGGCGGATATGGCATTGCTTCTATATGTAGCGGCGGTGGCCAAGGGGATGCCGTGCTATTGTACGTAGAGGAGACTGCTTAA
- a CDS encoding 3-hydroxybutyryl-CoA dehydrogenase, whose protein sequence is MKTKTIMVIGAGQMGSGIAEVFAAKGYVVLLHDQKQELSQAGVDGMEKRLQRLVDKGYMEQTDVTSTLAQITPISDMRQAAAADLIIEAATENVDIKKLIFKELDRYAKEGAILATNTSSLPITDLASVTNRPEAVIGMHFMNPVPRMKLIEIIRGLATSEEVFQTIETLSYQLDKVPVCSEDFPGFVSNRILMPMINEAVFTLYEGVATAEDIDTVMKLGMNHPMGPLTLADFIGLDTCLSIMNVLHEGFGDDKYRPCPLLKKYVQAGWLGKKAGRGFFQYE, encoded by the coding sequence ATGAAAACAAAAACAATAATGGTAATCGGTGCCGGGCAAATGGGGTCTGGCATTGCGGAAGTATTTGCAGCAAAAGGGTACGTCGTTTTGCTGCATGATCAAAAGCAAGAGCTTTCGCAAGCAGGTGTGGACGGTATGGAAAAAAGGCTGCAACGACTAGTTGATAAAGGGTACATGGAGCAGACAGATGTCACGTCAACTCTTGCTCAGATTACGCCAATTTCGGATATGCGCCAAGCTGCAGCGGCTGATCTTATTATTGAAGCGGCTACAGAAAACGTTGACATTAAGAAGCTTATCTTTAAGGAGTTGGATCGCTATGCCAAAGAGGGCGCGATTCTGGCTACCAATACATCTTCCTTACCAATTACGGACTTAGCAAGTGTAACCAATCGGCCAGAAGCCGTTATTGGCATGCACTTTATGAACCCTGTACCGAGGATGAAATTAATTGAAATTATCCGTGGCTTAGCTACAAGCGAGGAAGTCTTTCAAACGATCGAAACGCTCTCTTATCAGCTTGATAAAGTGCCTGTTTGTTCAGAGGATTTTCCTGGTTTTGTCTCAAATCGCATTTTAATGCCAATGATTAACGAGGCGGTTTTTACTCTTTATGAAGGTGTTGCCACAGCTGAAGATATTGATACCGTCATGAAGCTTGGTATGAACCACCCGATGGGCCCATTAACGCTGGCTGATTTTATCGGATTAGATACGTGTTTATCCATTATGAACGTGCTGCATGAAGGATTTGGTGATGATAAGTACCGCCCGTGTCCGTTACTAAAAAAATACGTGCAAGCAGGTTGGCTTGGAAAAAAAGCAGGCAGGGGGTTCTTCCAATATGAGTAG
- a CDS encoding DUF456 domain-containing protein — translation MEILWWLLIVVFFVASYIGLIVPIIPSVLVLWGGFLIYLFGLSGSLSTWFWVGMAVMTIFLLVVDFLANVIFVKRTGGSKWGERMALVGVIIGAFIYPPFGLILVPFVLVLAVELLQQKTFNEAIKIAFASFLAFLSGSFAKAVVQTVMIIWFFIEVWLN, via the coding sequence ATGGAAATCCTTTGGTGGCTTCTGATTGTCGTCTTTTTCGTTGCAAGCTACATCGGACTGATTGTACCCATTATTCCATCTGTCCTCGTACTATGGGGTGGTTTCCTTATTTACCTTTTTGGGTTGTCAGGTAGCCTAAGCACATGGTTTTGGGTCGGTATGGCTGTGATGACGATCTTTTTATTAGTTGTTGATTTTCTAGCAAATGTTATCTTTGTAAAACGTACAGGAGGATCTAAATGGGGCGAACGAATGGCGTTAGTCGGTGTAATCATTGGTGCGTTTATCTATCCACCGTTTGGTTTAATTCTCGTTCCCTTTGTGCTCGTCTTGGCAGTGGAATTGTTACAGCAAAAAACGTTTAATGAAGCTATTAAAATTGCATTTGCTTCCTTTCTCGCGTTTTTAAGCGGATCGTTTGCTAAAGCCGTTGTACAAACGGTGATGATCATTTGGTTCTTTATTGAAGTATGGTTAAATTAA